From one Colletotrichum destructivum chromosome 3, complete sequence genomic stretch:
- a CDS encoding Putative P-type ATPase, HAD-like superfamily, P-type ATPase, haloacid dehalogenase, whose protein sequence is MTVTNEKRADSFQEHFSGQSNKPLSRPPHALEVRQVVEDLQVDIAQGLDDEDAARRMTELGRNELQQQKGVQPLKIFLEQIFNAMTLVLLLALGASFGIQAWIEGGILGGIIVLNIFIGFFQTLQAEKTINSLKNLGKPTCNVFRGGKTVVIQTAEVVPGDIVDLNTGDSVPADIRLIEAVNLEADEALLTGESAPVSKIPNSTFDDDTGPGDRLNVVYSSTVITKGRGRGVVFATGMFTEIGLIAGALNGGSREKALSHVRRNEDGSASMLAHISGGYMVVRAWIGEFLGVTVGTPLQKKLSQLFLWLFLFAIICAIVVLGANKFDSRKDVIIYAVTTAIGTIPVSLLLVLTVTMAAGTKKMLDRNVIVRNLSSLEALGGVTNICSDKTGTITQGRMVVRKAWLPGCGTYSVKTTNDVYNPHAGEVQFTAGQPKDIGTETEKKYDKTTELVDSHQESKNRPALDWYLNVASLANLATLKQSDDSSANPGEWKARGAPTEIAIEVFASRFGWNRLELSQGPNATWKEMAEFPFDSDVKKMSVVFKHVASNEMHVFTKGAVERVLTSCTTIAWDSDIRPLTDVDQNDILANMEILASQGLRVLALAHRTLDGTVSESQFAQDKAPNRNDFEHSLTFRGLIGIYDPPRPESRPSVNMCQAAGIVVHMLTGDHPQTARAIATEVGILPSPDKFRLLPADVAGAMVMPALDFDALTDAQIDELPQLPLVVARCAPSTKVRMIEALHRRGRYVAMTGDGVNDSPSLKRADIGIAMGSGSDVAKESSDIVLTDDNFASILNAIEEGRRIFDNIQKFILHVLAANIGFVIALLTGLAFKDGSNTSVFLLSPVEILWMLLGTGAFCETGLGFEKAVPDILNRPPQNLNYGVFTHEFLFDMVVYGLLMAGCVLGAFTLVIFGFNDGNLGLGCNEGYSALCEPVFRARATSYTTMTWIFLLFAWELIDARRSLFYMPHGFKAWALHLWGNLFLFLSVTIVFFVVFPTLYIPVLDHTVFMHHGISWEWAIVFIDVFIFMVGAEAYKWAKRVYFRRRPQKLDAGFADLDEGQV, encoded by the exons ATGACAGTCACCAATGAGAAGAGAGCCGACTCCTTCCAGGAGCACTTCTCGGGACAGTCCAACAAACCGTTGAGCCGGCCGCCCCATGCCCTGGAGGTTAGACAAGTCGTTGAGGACTTGCAAGTCGACATCGCACAAGgactcgacgacgaagacgccgcaCGCCGCATGACAGAGCTTGGACGGAATGAACTTCAGCAACAAAAGGGCGTCCAGCCCCTCAAGATCTTCTTGGAGCAGATATTCAACGCCATGACATTG GTCCTATTGCTGGCATTAGGTGCAAGTTTCGGTATCCAGGCTTGGatcgagggcggcatcctgggtggcatcatcgtcctcaacATCTTTATCGGCTTCTTCCAGACGTTACAGGCCGAAAAGACCATCAACTCGCTCAAGAACCTCGGAAAGCCGACCTGCAACGTTTTCCGTGGAGGCAAGACAGTGGTTATCCAGACGGCAGAAGTGGTGCCTGGTGACATTGTCGACTTGAACACGGGCGACTCGGTGCCCGCCGACATCCGACTCATCGAAGCCGTCAACCTggaagccgacgaggcgcTGCTGACCGGGgagtcggcgccggtgtccAAGATTCCCAACTCGAcgttcgacgacgacacgggCCCCGGTGACCGGCTCAACGTTGTCTACAGCTCCACCGTCATCACCAagggccgcggccgaggcgtcgtGTTTGCCACGGGCATGTTCACCGAGATTGGTCTGATTGCCGGCGCCCTGAACGGTGGATCCAGGGAGAAGGCCCTTTCGCATGTGCGGCGCAACGAGGACGGGAGCGCGTCGATGCTGGCGCACATTTCTGGCGGGTACATGGTTGTCCGCGCGTGGATCGGCGAGTTCCTGGGCGTCACTGTCGGTACGCCGCTGCAGAAGAAGCTCTCCCAGCTGTTCCTGTGGTTGTTCTTGTTCGCCATCATCTGTGCCAttgtcgttctcggcgcGAACAAGTTCGACTCGCGGAAAGATGTTATTATTTATGCCGTCACAACCGCTATTGGCACTATCCCCGTCTCCCTTCTGCTCGTTCTGACAGTTACAATGGCTGCTGGCACCAAGAAGATGCTCGATCGGAATGTCATTGTCCGCAACCTCTCCAGCCTGGAGGCACTCGGAGGCGTGACTA ACATCTGCTCCGACAAGACCGGCACCATCACCCAGGGACGCATGGTTGTCCGTAAAGCATGGCTTCCAGGCTGCGGCACCTATTCCGTGAAGACGACGAACGACGTATACAACCCGCACGCCGGCGAAGTCCAGTTCACGGCCGGCCAACCGAAAGACATCGGCACCGAAACAGAGAAGAAGTACGACAAGACCACCGAGCTCGTCGATTCCCACCAGGAAAGCAAAAACAGGCCTGCTCTAGACTGGTACTTGAACGTCGCCTCGCTGGCCAACCTGGCAACCTTGAAGCAGAGCGACGACAGCTCCGCCAATCCCGGAGAGTGGAAGGCTCGCGGCGCTCCCACGGAGATTGCGATCGAAGTCTTTGCGTCTCGGTTCGGATGGAATAGACTGGAGTTGTCACAGGGCCCTAATGCGACCTGGAAAGAGATGGCCGAGTTCCCCTTCGATTCGGACGTCAAGAAGATGTCCGTGGTCTTCAAACATGTTGCATCGAATGAGATGCATGTCTTCACCAAG GGCGCTGTCGAGCGTGTGCTGACGTCGTGCACAACCATCGCGTGGGACTCGGATATACGCCCCCTGACCGACGTCGACCAGAACGACATCCTTGCCAACATGGAGATACTCGCCAGCCAAGGTctccgcgtcctcgccctggccCATCGGACgctcgacggcaccgtctcAGAGTCCCAATTCGCCCAAGACAAGGCCCCGAACCGTAACGACTTCGAACACTCCCTCACGTTCCGCGGCCTCATTGGCATCTACGACCCGCCTAGGCCCGAGTCGCGCCCTAGCGTCAACATGTGccaggccgccggcatcgtcgtccacATGCTCACCGGCGATCACCCGCAGACGGCCCGCGCCATCGCCACCGAAGTGGGCATCCTGCCATCGCCCGACAAgttccgcctcctccccgccgatGTCGCCGGGGCAATGGTGATGCCCGCACTCGACTTTGACGCCCTGACCGACGCCCAGATCGACGAGCTGCCGCAGCTGCCCCTGGTCGTGGCGCGGTGCGCGCCGAGCACCAAAGTGCGGATGATCGAGgccctccaccgccgcggTCGCTACGTCGCCAtgacgggcgacggcgtcaacgACAGTCCGAGCCTGAAGCGCGCCGACATTGGCATCGCCATGGGATCCGGATccgacgtcgccaaggagTCGTCCGACATCGTCCTGACGGACGACAATTTCGCCTCGATCCTGAACGCCATCGAGGAAGGCCGCCGCATCTTCGACAACATCCAAAAGTTCATCCTCCACGTGCTGGCGGCCAACATTGGGTTCGTGATCGCCCTGCTCACGGGACTGGCTTTCAAGGACGGGAGCAACACCTCCGTCTTCCTGCTGTCGCCGGTCGAGATTCTTTGGATGCTTCTCGGGACCGGAGCCTTCTGCGAGACCGGCCTCGGGTTCGAAAAGGCTGTGCCGGATATCCTCAACCGCCCGCCTCAGAAT TTGAACTACGGCGTCTTCACCCACGAGTTCCTCTTCGACATGGTCGTCTACGGCCTCCTCATGGCCGGctgcgtcctcggcgccttcaccctcgtcatcttcggctTCAACGACGGcaacctcggcctcggctgcAACGAGGGGTACTCGGCCCTCTGCGAGCCCGTCTTCCGCGCCCGCGCCACCAGCTACACGACGATGACGTGGATCTTTCTGCTCTTCGCCTGGgagctcatcgacgcccGGCGCTCGCTGTTCTACATGCCGCACGGCTTCAAGGCGTGGGCCCTGCACCTGTGGGGCAAcctgttcctgttcctgtcGGTGACgatcgtcttcttcgtcgtgtTCCCGACGCTGTACATCCCCGTCCTGGACCATACGGTCTTCATGCACCACGGCATCAGCTGGGAATGGGCCATTGTGTTTATCgacgtcttcatcttcatggTAGGCGCCGAGGCGTACAAGTGGGCCAAGAGGGTTTACTTTAGAAGGAGGCCACAGAAGCTCGATGCTGGATTCGCTGATTTGGACGAGGGCCAGGTGTAG
- a CDS encoding Putative aspartic peptidase domain superfamily — translation MLIAGNMPPKLGGQPHDDRGDYFEPKSPLESIKSGDPQGLECYQQAMRKSAEADFAACAMEKIKMELDTGLWQALVVLQRALLNEHHDFSLPHERDSYSPALRRLSRKYLWPVMAKKARRGLATTLRLISYINQHHYKRLSGYSSASKRYYVKGSVDGLPIEAFPDSGAEKCFISPEMASNLGLSPMTNTQRATRLANKKQVQSPGMVQVPWIFAGEDEQHLLKCWILPGCIHDLVLGHDFIKMTQTFTKFKQRVKNKLSSLRAPFLRLLGSGRQRVVGFLNGEMTFAMPDTGSDLMLVSGPHARRNGLLVDNGSEHRLEVGLADGSTCLTTGVVRDVSWAVGDKTVRCEFHVLEDLCVDVVLSKDYLFDLEIFSTYPEWFIDIDSEENVFHFFNIRLLGRYGSELNALEEQYLVDLFGESWRGEI, via the exons ATGTTAATAGCCGGCAACATGCCCCCCAAGCTCGGGGGCCAACCGCATGACGATAGAGGGGACTATTTCGAACCCAAATCCCCACTTGAGTCTATCAAGAGTGGTGATCCCCAGGGACTTGAATGCTACCAGCAAGCCATGCGCAAATCTGCCGAGGCCGATTTCGCGGCCTGTGCAATGGAGAAAATCAAGATGGAGCTCGACACTGGATTGTGgcaggccctcgtcgttCTACAGCGAGCATTGCTCAACGAGCACCATGACTTCTCCCTTCCTCATGAACGAGACTCATATAGCCCAGCCCTCCGCAGGCTGTCCAGAAAGTACTTGTGGCCGGTGATGGCGAAGAAAGCGCGCAGGGGCCTGGCAACAACTCTGCGACTGATATCATACATCAACCAGCATCACTACAAACGCCTATCAGGCTATTCATCTGCATCGAAACGCTATTACGTCAAGGGGTCTGTGGACGGTCTACCCATTGAAGCTTTTCCTGATAGTGGCGCAGAGAAATGCTTCATTTCACCAGAGATGGCGTCGAATCTCGGCCTAAGCCCGATGACCAACACCCAAAGAGCCACGCGCCTTGCCAACAAGAAGCAGGTACAGTCACCCGGAATGGTTCAGGTCCCTTGGATCTTCGCTGGAGAAGACGAGCAGCATCTACTGAAATGCTGGATTCTCCCTGGCTGCATTCACGACCTAGTGCTGGGTCATGATTTTATCAAGATGACTCAAACTTTTACCAAGTTCAAACAACGAGTCAAGAACAAGCTCTCTTCTCTGCGAGCACCATTTCTAAGACTTCTAGGCAGTGGAAGGCAACGTGTCGTAGGATTTTTGAATGGCGAAATGACGTTTGCCATGCCGGATACTGGTTCAGACCTCATGCTTGTGTCTGGACCGCACGCCCGAAGAAACGGTCTGCTCGTGGACAACGGGTCGGAACACCGGCTCGAGGTTGGACTTGCAGATGGTAGCACATGCCTGACCACCGGTGTTGTGCGGGACGTATCATGGGCTGTTGGCGACAAGACAGTTCGGTGCGAATTTCACGTACTGGAGGATCTCTGCGTGGACGTCGTCCTGAGCAAGGACTATCTTTTCGACTTGGAAATATTTTCCACCTACCCGGAGTGGTTTATTGACATCGACTCGGAGGAAAACGTTTTCCACTTTTTCAACATTCGCCTCCTTGGCAGGTATGGCAGTGAGTTGAATGCCTTGGAGGAACAGTACCTAGTCGATT TATTCGGCGAGAGCTGGCGAGGAGAGATCTGA
- a CDS encoding Putative heterokaryon incompatibility, translating into MPGIGNLGPAVAQNKRLCSVCHDLDRDKIPNKTNDALVSLVCPLGQLLQASKKGCQTCYAIQEAVMRVGKIDPATTEIKLGVSLVCIYIGHLVRVAAVVACNGPGGTMLPIQTTFEMFTIPGKPSPWPAFGPARNIVPRLHSKLRKKLVGAWINDCTASHSLCHETYGPIHDAMRLHPLRYLDLGSNPRNGLKLVDAASSPGSYVAIIHGVDGPLPSPSSLTTLENLEARQKSIQWWQIPLALQEALAVAHEQDVRYAWIPDFCVLHDDEQDRVWHLDREDSIFQLAHFTIALTDIKDLRFGNFGPGRKITSPEADSDESSASITVEVSHRGRKYPIQIRQTMHWSHWIMAEMGMLRPLRAGGKLTDVADRRMGLLRHAPSFQRLLFSRRLLHLHGSEMVWECFESMRCECDDQHYLKELNSMPSLPKSKFHATGYVNSMSDVFDMYMSLPIPDPSDRLVYMAAMTRYTAMIHQQRYIAALPATNATGLAESLLWNLGPVSDKFADAPSGGSQSRRHHSHRIPTWSWASMVLEKGQTIQRAESMIPGIELGTISFNTLFAVWASRSCPTPGSRGDGIMGCCFQLGVDAALFQATGVFVPGTEDDLMLAPAEGIPSEKSKLARFWLDCEVHMAKLRAGEVGSEFYFMPLAQMRVKDNDLSPENYCFAFDAPMNVGLVLLPSGRGHAPPGGFERVGVFAVSTDLPYCDGALNSRLFLV; encoded by the exons ATGCCGGGCATCGGAAATCTAGGCCCGGCCGTCGCGCAAAACAAACGGCTTTGCTCCGTGTGCCACGACCTGGACCGAGACAAGATCCCGAACAAGACCAACGATGCTCTTGTCAGTCTGGTTTGCCCACTTGGACAACTTCTCCAAGCCAGCAAGAAGGGATGCCAGACATGCTATGCCATCCAAGAGGCCGTCATGCGCGTGGGAAAAATCGATCCGGCCACGACCGAGATAAAGCTCGGCGTGTCCCTTGTTTGCATTTATATCGGGCACCTCGTCCGAGTGGCGGCCGTCGTTGCCTGCAACGGCCCCGGAGGCACCATGCTTCCCATACAAACCACCTTCGAGATGTTCACAATACCAG GAAAGCCATCTCCCTGGCCGGCGTTTGGCCCGGCCAGAAATATCGTTCCGAGGTTGCATTCCAAGCTTCGAAAGAAACTCGTTGGCGCTTGGATCAACGATTGCACTGCATCGCACTCACTCTGCCACGAAACTTATGGTCCCATCCATGATGCCATGAGGTTGCATCCTTTGCGGTATCTCGACCTGGGCAGCAATCCCCGGAACGGTctcaagctcgtcgatgccgcctCTTCTCCCGGCTCCTATgtcgccatcatccatgGGGTTGATGGTCCGCTGCCGTCTCCTTCGTCGCTCACGACACTCGAGAATCTGGAGGCCCGCCAGAAGAGCATCCAGTGGTGGCAGATCCCGTTGGCTCTACAGGAAGCCTTGGCCGTTGCCCATGAACAGGACGTGCGGTACGCTTGGATTCCAGACTTTTGCGTGCttcacgacgacgagcaagACCGCGTCTGGCATTTGGACCGGGAAGATAGCATCTTCCAGCTTGCGCATTTCACCATTGCCCTGACCGACATCAAAGACCTCAGATTCGGCAACTTTGGCCCGGGCCGCAAAATCACatcgcccgaggccgactcggacgagtCGAGTGCGTCCATCACGGTTGAAGTCAGCCACCGTGGCCGAAAATATCCCATCCAAATTCGCCAGACCATGCATTGGAGCCACTGGATCATGGCTGAGATGGGCATGCTGCGACCGCTCAgggccggcggcaagctcACAGACGTCGCCGATCGCCGCATGGGACTCCTACGGCATGCACCGTCGTTCCAACGCCTTTTGTTCTCGCGCCGGCTGCTCCATCTTCACGGTTCAGAGATGGTGTGGGAATGTTTCGAAAGCATGAGGTGCGAGTGTGATGACCAACACTACCTGAAGGAGCTCAACAGCATGCCCAGCCTCCCAAAGAGTAAATTCCATGCCACAGGCTACGTCAACAGCATGAGCGATGTATTTGATATGTACATGAGCCTGCCCATCCCCGACCCCAGCGATAGACTGGTTTACATGGCAGCAATGACTCGCTACACTGCCATGATTCACCAGCAGCGGTACATTGCTGCCCTCCCGGCGACAAACGCGACAGGCCTGGCGGAGTCTCTCCTTTGGAACTTGGGCCCCGTCTCGGATAAGTTTGCTGACGCGCCCAGCGGTGGAAGCCAAAGCCGTCGTCATCACAGCCATCGCATCCCAACATGGTCCTGGGCGTCCATGGTTCTCGAAAAGGGTCAAACCATTCAGAGAGCCGAATCAATGATACCCGGCATCGAGCTCGGCACAATCTCGTTCAACACGCTTTTTGCCGTATGGGCATCTCGATCCTGCCCGACGCCGGGAAGCCGCGGAGACGGTATAATGGGGTGCTGTTTCCAACTCGGTGTGGACGCGGCTCTCTTTCAAGCGACCGGAGTCTTCGTGCCGGGAACCGAGGACGATCTGATGCTCGCCCCAGCAGAAGGCATCCCCAGCGAGAAGTCCAAACTCGCCAGGTTCTGGCTGGATTGTGAGGTGCATATGGCCAAGCTCAGGGCCGGAGAGGTTGGCTCGGAGTTCTACTTCATGCCATTGGCCCAGATGAGAGTCAAGGATAATGACCTGTCGCCCGAGAACTACTGTTTCGCATTCGATGCGCCCATGAACGTCGGCTTGGTGCTGCTTCCCAGCGGAAGAGGTCACGCGCCGCCGGGCGGATTCGAGCGGGTCGGAGTCTTTGCAGTGTCAACAGACCTTCCCTACTGCGATGGGGCCCTTAATTCCCGGCTTTTCCTCGTTTGA
- a CDS encoding Putative multi antimicrobial extrusion protein: protein MDRRDRDDRAGETRPLLSDQPHLKPDIEPATSSGSSSSSSSSSWPAEAWLLCQYALPLIATYLLQYSFTVITTFVAGHLSADDLAAASIGLTTMNIVGFAIYEGMATALDTLCAQAHGSGRLTAVGLHVQRMLILMAIATVPIGLFWVFSPSILSLFVKQHHLAVKAGSFLRVSLVGIPGYAAFEALKRFLQAQGDFKSAMVVLIICAPLNALFSWFFAFKLGMGLEGAALGQALVNDLRPVFLLMYIVFWGQWSHQCWGGLSRKAFTEWSVPVRLSIAGSAVNIGEWAAFEILTLSTSYLSTEHLAAQTIMTTISVVMWHIPFSISVAISTRIGHLIGAGLVSTARRAATLYAVVFTVVGILDAILVFAFRNQLGLIFSEDAVVQRLTTNSMLAVAAFQLIDSIINGCNGVLRGLGRQSVAAFIVFVVNYLAAVPIAVWLELGSPALELDGAWLGLGGGMVVIAVIECVYLKVIRWQDCVESVREREGL, encoded by the coding sequence ATGGATCGGCGCGACCGAGATGACCGGGCCGGCGAGACCAGGCCGTTGCTGTCGGACCAGCCGCACCTGAAGCCGGACATCGAGCCGGCGACGAgtagcggcagcagcagcagcagcagcagcagcagctggccggCTGAGGCATGGCTGCTCTGCCAGTACGCGCTGCCGCTCATCGCCACCTACCTGCTGCAGTACTCCTTCACCGTCATTACCACCTTTGTGGCCGGCCACCTcagcgccgacgacctcgccgccgccagcatcGGCCTGACCACCATGAAcatcgtcggcttcgccatcTACGAGGGCATGgccaccgccctcgacaccctcTGCGCCCAGGCCCACGGCTCCGGCCGTCTtaccgccgtcggcctgcaCGTCCAGCGCATGCTCATCCTCATGGCCATCGCCACCGTGCCCATCGGCCTCTTCTGGGTCTTCTCGCCCTCCATCCTCTCGCTGTTCGTGAAGCAGCACCACctggccgtcaaggccggaTCCTTCCTGAGGGTCAGCCTGGTCGGCATCCCCGGCTACGCCGCCTTCGAGGCGCTGAAGCGCTTCCTGCAGGCCCAGGGCGATTTCAAGAGCGCCATGgtcgtcctcatcatctGCGCCCCGCTCAACGCCCTCTTCAGCTGGTTCTTCGCCTTCAAGCTGGGCatgggcctcgagggcgccgcgcTGGGCCAGGCCCTCGTCAACGACCTGCGGCCCGTCTTTTTGCTCATGTACATCGTCTTCTGGGGCCAGTGGTCGCACCAGTGCTGGGGCGGCCTCTCCCGCAAGGCCTTTACCGAGTGGAGCGTGCCGGTGCGGCTGTCCATCGCCGGCTCGGCCGTCAACATTGGCGAGTGGGCCGCCTTTGAGATCCTGACGCTGAGCACCTCGTACCTCAGCACCGAACACCTCGCGGCGCAGACCATCATGACGACCATCTCGGTCGTCATGTGGCACATccccttctccatctcggtCGCCATCAGCACCCGCATCGGCCACCTCATTGGTGCCGGCCTCGTATCGACCGCCCGGCGGGCCGCGACGCTGTacgccgtcgtcttcaccgtcgtcggcatcctgGACGCCATCCTGGTCTTTGCGTTCCGCAACCAGCTCGGcctcatcttctccgaggacgccgtcgtgcAAAGGCTGACGACGAACTCgatgctcgccgtcgcggcgttCCAGCTCATCGACTCCATCATCAACGGGTGCAACGGCGTGCTGCGCGGCCTGGGCCGGCAGTCCGTGGCGGCCTTTATCGTGTTCGTCGTCAACTATCTGGCCGCGGTGCCCATCGCCGTCTGGCTCGAGCTGGGGTCGCCGGCGCTGGAGCTCGACGGTGCCTGGCtgggccttggcggcggcatggtAGTCATTGCCGTCATCGAGTGTGTGTACTTGAAGGTCATCAGATGGCAAGACTGCGTCGAAAGTGTCAGGGAAAGAGAGGGGTTGTAA